The following are encoded in a window of Flavobacteriales bacterium genomic DNA:
- a CDS encoding redoxin domain-containing protein: MSLVFRPFTFIGLSLVILSSLFYTSCKTQLPGHNIKVKITGVTDSVCYLANYYGEKQYYKDTANFNQDGYLVFKGSDTLPGGVYSIIIPGGKYFEFIINEQHFTLETDTSNFVKNMKIDGSKENELFFNYLNLVGESQIKSKEINEKKEELGTDKDSIAIYDEILSNLRTNVDKVREDIINNNEGFFISAMFKAMNDPVIPEFPALPNGDRDSISTYQYYKTHFLDNIDLGDVRLLRSPILHKKVMRYIEKVVPQDPDSISVAIDIVLSKAIVDPDVFKYFVVKFGTKYEKSKAMGMDAVFVHMAFNYYLTDKVTWVDSTQLATIKERATILKPLLLGKKINNLVLADASGNDVSLYDIKSKYTVLWFWDPDCGHCKKATPKLKEIYEKYSREDLEVYAVGIMPEIEDWNDFIQENELNWINVNDVKRTVDLRKKFDIYSTPVVFVLDDHMKIVAKRITIESLGEIMNQIL; the protein is encoded by the coding sequence ATGAGTTTAGTTTTTAGACCTTTTACTTTCATTGGACTTTCCTTAGTTATTCTAAGCAGTCTATTTTACACATCATGCAAAACCCAACTTCCTGGACATAACATTAAAGTAAAGATTACTGGAGTTACAGATTCTGTTTGCTACTTGGCAAATTATTATGGTGAGAAACAATATTACAAAGACACTGCAAATTTTAATCAAGATGGTTATCTAGTGTTCAAAGGCTCCGACACGTTACCTGGTGGAGTATACTCGATTATTATACCAGGAGGTAAATACTTTGAATTCATTATTAACGAACAGCACTTTACTTTAGAAACGGACACTTCTAATTTCGTTAAAAACATGAAAATTGATGGATCCAAGGAAAATGAATTATTTTTCAATTATCTAAATCTAGTGGGTGAATCACAAATAAAATCAAAAGAAATAAATGAGAAGAAAGAAGAATTAGGAACTGATAAGGATTCAATTGCAATATATGATGAGATTCTATCCAATTTAAGAACGAATGTTGATAAAGTACGTGAGGATATAATCAACAATAATGAAGGTTTTTTTATTAGCGCCATGTTCAAGGCAATGAATGATCCTGTAATCCCAGAATTCCCAGCTTTGCCAAATGGAGATAGAGATTCCATTTCAACATATCAATACTACAAAACTCATTTCTTAGATAATATTGACTTAGGTGATGTAAGATTGTTAAGATCACCTATCCTGCACAAAAAGGTTATGAGGTATATCGAAAAAGTAGTACCGCAAGATCCTGATTCAATTAGTGTAGCAATTGATATTGTACTCAGTAAAGCGATAGTAGATCCAGACGTTTTTAAATATTTCGTAGTGAAGTTTGGAACAAAATATGAGAAATCGAAAGCTATGGGTATGGATGCTGTGTTTGTTCATATGGCATTCAACTATTATCTTACTGACAAAGTAACTTGGGTAGATTCTACTCAGCTTGCAACAATTAAAGAAAGAGCAACAATCTTAAAACCTCTATTGCTCGGTAAAAAGATAAACAATTTGGTACTGGCTGATGCTTCTGGTAATGACGTCTCCTTATATGATATCAAATCGAAGTACACGGTACTTTGGTTTTGGGACCCCGACTGTGGTCACTGCAAAAAAGCTACACCTAAGCTCAAAGAAATTTACGAAAAATATAGTCGTGAAGACCTTGAAGTATATGCAGTAGGCATTATGCCTGAAATAGAAGACTGGAATGATTTCATTCAAGAAAATGAATTAAATTGGATTAACGTAAACGATGTTAAAAGAACCGTTGATCTAAGAAAGAAATTTGATATTTATAGTACGCCAGTCGTTTTCGTTCTAGACGATCATATGAAAATTGTTGCCAAGCGAATTACTATAGAATCACTTGGTGAAATAATGAATCAAATTTTATAA
- a CDS encoding DNA gyrase/topoisomerase IV subunit A, giving the protein VGLACKILPHNFIELIDASIGHIRGRKVDIVPDFLTGGSADFSNYNGGLRGGKVRVRAKIRQEDKKTLIISEIPFGTTTSSLIESIIKANDKGKIKMKKIEDNTAEFVEIILQLPPNTSPDNTIDALYAFTDCEMSISPNACIIEDDTPKFISVNEMLKISTNLTVKLSQMELEIKRNELESHWHFTSLEKIFIENRIYRDIEECETWEAVIEAIYKGLKPHLKKLKREITDEDVVRLTEIRIKRISKFDGFKADELLLRIEDQLKEVNHHLDNLKDYVVAYFKELKKKYGEGKERRTEIKSFETIVASKVAVANIKLYINREDGFAGYGLRRDEFVCDCSDIDSIIVIRKDGVMIVSKITDKAFFGKNILHIGIWKKGDDRTIYNIVYQDGKAGNIMMKRCAVTSITRDKEYPLTKGKEHSKILYFSANPNGETEIIRVVLKAQAKLKKLKYNIDFADLAIKGRGASGNILSKHAVSKIYLKEQGASSLGAIKIWFDDTVQRLNTEERGELLGEFSGEDKILTVMQSGSFQLCSFDLSTHFEEDMIIIEKWIPEKPLSAVYYDGDKKEYFVKRFLIEGGYKKIGFISDHTESYLEILSVNLKPKIDITFSKVKGKEFDNEIVQLEEFIGIKGFKALGNRLSTKKIRGIDLIPLTEEEEVKDLEEIQKMIPVEPEVKVEEEEGLGLDVEDSTPGKDEISKEADNEEPKKSSVLKNLKKKSLNDEDQFKMEF; this is encoded by the coding sequence AGTTGGATTAGCGTGTAAAATACTACCTCACAATTTCATCGAGTTAATTGATGCGTCAATTGGTCACATTAGAGGAAGAAAAGTAGATATCGTGCCTGATTTTTTAACTGGTGGTTCTGCAGACTTTTCTAATTATAATGGAGGATTAAGAGGTGGAAAAGTAAGAGTAAGAGCGAAGATTAGACAAGAGGATAAAAAGACACTTATTATATCCGAAATACCTTTCGGAACAACGACTTCAAGCTTAATTGAGTCCATTATCAAAGCAAATGATAAAGGAAAAATTAAGATGAAGAAGATTGAAGATAATACAGCTGAATTTGTAGAAATCATTCTTCAACTTCCACCAAATACTTCTCCGGATAACACAATAGATGCACTTTATGCATTTACAGATTGTGAAATGTCTATCTCGCCTAATGCCTGTATTATAGAGGACGATACTCCAAAGTTTATTTCGGTAAACGAAATGCTTAAGATTTCAACGAATCTTACGGTTAAGTTATCTCAGATGGAACTTGAGATAAAGCGTAATGAGCTAGAATCTCATTGGCATTTTACTTCTCTTGAAAAGATATTTATTGAGAATAGAATATATCGTGACATTGAAGAATGCGAGACTTGGGAAGCCGTAATTGAAGCGATTTACAAGGGCTTAAAGCCTCATTTGAAGAAACTGAAACGCGAAATTACAGATGAAGATGTAGTTCGGTTAACAGAAATTAGAATAAAACGAATTTCGAAGTTTGATGGCTTTAAAGCCGACGAGTTACTTCTCCGTATTGAAGATCAGTTAAAAGAAGTAAATCATCATTTAGATAATCTTAAAGATTACGTTGTTGCTTATTTTAAAGAACTTAAGAAGAAATACGGCGAAGGAAAAGAGAGAAGAACCGAGATCAAATCTTTTGAAACAATCGTAGCCTCTAAAGTGGCAGTTGCGAACATTAAACTTTATATAAATAGAGAGGATGGTTTTGCGGGCTATGGTTTAAGAAGAGATGAGTTTGTTTGCGATTGTTCTGATATTGATAGCATAATAGTTATTCGCAAGGATGGTGTTATGATCGTATCAAAGATCACAGACAAGGCATTTTTCGGTAAGAATATATTACATATAGGTATCTGGAAAAAAGGAGATGATAGAACTATCTATAACATAGTCTATCAAGATGGTAAGGCAGGCAATATAATGATGAAGAGATGTGCTGTTACTTCCATTACACGAGATAAGGAATACCCTCTAACAAAGGGGAAGGAGCATTCTAAAATTCTTTACTTCTCTGCAAACCCGAATGGAGAAACTGAAATTATTAGAGTTGTACTTAAGGCGCAGGCAAAACTGAAGAAGTTGAAATATAATATTGACTTTGCGGATTTAGCTATAAAAGGTAGAGGAGCCTCAGGTAATATATTGTCTAAGCATGCGGTAAGTAAAATTTATTTGAAAGAGCAAGGTGCGTCATCCTTGGGAGCAATTAAAATCTGGTTCGACGATACGGTTCAGCGATTAAATACAGAAGAAAGAGGGGAGTTACTTGGTGAATTCTCTGGTGAAGACAAGATATTAACTGTGATGCAGTCAGGGAGTTTTCAATTGTGTTCGTTTGATCTAAGTACACACTTTGAAGAGGACATGATTATTATTGAAAAGTGGATTCCTGAAAAGCCGTTGTCTGCTGTGTACTATGATGGGGATAAGAAGGAGTATTTCGTTAAACGGTTTCTAATTGAAGGTGGATACAAGAAAATAGGCTTTATCTCAGATCATACAGAGTCTTATCTCGAAATACTTTCTGTAAACCTTAAACCTAAGATTGATATTACGTTCTCGAAAGTCAAAGGAAAAGAATTCGACAATGAGATAGTTCAGCTTGAAGAATTTATAGGAATCAAAGGATTTAAAGCTTTAGGGAATAGATTGTCCACTAAGAAAATAAGAGGGATTGATTTGATTCCACTTACGGAAGAAGAAGAAGTTAAAGATCTAGAGGAAATTCAAAAAATGATTCCTGTTGAGCCTGAAGTGAAAGTTGAGGAAGAAGAAGGTCTTGGACTCGATGTAGAAGATTCAACTCCTGGTAAAGATGAAATTAGTAAAGAAGCTGATAATGAGGAGCCTAAGAAGTCTTCAGTCCTTAAGAATTTAAAGAAAAAATCATTGAATGACGAGGATCAATTTAAAATGGAATTTTAA